The proteins below are encoded in one region of Eurosta solidaginis isolate ZX-2024a unplaced genomic scaffold, ASM4086904v1 ctg00001119.1, whole genome shotgun sequence:
- the Nemp gene encoding nuclear envelope integral membrane protein: MMFPLFVLYIFGYCHKSLGAFVVDDSARPQVTYLEPSTIVDYQPKTRRGFFDKEMRIYCYRGSSKKLINFFESVELQLEIERDEFTQYEGATPTEVRQHFDERQSLFSFNLFTQKRTRLHLPPFNQQCIGIDTELSYRVRLHQSRVDYFRLVQFGVGVSVFLFSGKLSHNKMFYYLTGIVLGICCSFMLLIWLSSKLMPRRPLMYGMMLGGWTLGFYIIQRLWENLHVIFQIYRTYVVWYIFISGVVAFFFCYRIGPPKNQRSKNIIKWVLQIMAITLIYFASHYQEASATAAVITSLIHFFPHYILHKFRSAYRRFFPKQRRLLTMEEYHEQSIIETAKALNDLRAYASSPDCKQWKIISKLSDPLRFASFVEGDSHLRDEETAAFESFIQTNTIDDSDFSENGDENMLENSQKSNACYFKYDQILSPKAKKNVTNAKMSEDENASEDSFGNNDIQRQPETFNAITKNNVKHIGKQHIYLPVEKVKSLPARKYQQNRTDQRASSTAETNKKYLSRFHYDYLNKKSYYNNGSESDEY; the protein is encoded by the exons ATGATGTTTCCCCTCtttgtattatatatttttgGGTATTGCCATAAGTCATTAGGAGCCTTTGTTGTGGATGATTCTGCCCGACCTCAAG TGACATATTTGGAACCCAGTACAATTGTGGATTATCAACCAAAGACGCGACGAGGATTTTTCGATAAAGAAATGCGTATATACTGCTATCGAGGAtcttcaaaaaaattaattaacttcTTTGAAAGTGTTGAACTTCAGTTGGAAATTGAACGCGATGAATTTACACAGTATGAAGGTGCGACGCCAACTGAAGTTCGACAGCACTTCGATGAACGACAATCCTTATTTAGCTTTAATCTCTTTACTCAAAAACGAACGAGACTGCATCTCCCACCATTCAATCAACAGTGCATTGGGATTGACACTGAGTTGTCATATCGCGTTCGGCTACACCAATCTCGAGTTGATTATTTTCGATTAGTTCAGTTTGGAGTAGGAGTCTCAGTTTTTCTCTTTTCTGGAAAACTTAGCCATAACAAAATGTTTTATTACTTAACTGGTATCGTTCTTGGAATTTGTTGTTCATTTATGCTTTTAATCTGGCTTTCCAGCAAATTAATGCCACG ACGTCCCTTGATGTATGGTATGATGCTTGGAGGATGGACACTTGGTTTTTATATAATTCAACGACTTTGGGAAAatttacatgtaatatttcaaatatatcgCACATATGTGGTTTGGTATATATTTATTAGCGGAGTGGTAGCCTTCTTTTTCTGTTACCGCATTGGACCACCAAAAAACCAGCGGTCGAAAAACATCATAAAATGGGTCTTACAAATTATGGCCATAACTTTAATATATTTTGCAAGCCACTACCAAGAAGCAAGTGCTACAGCTGCTGTTATTACTTCACTTATCCACTTTTTCCCACACTatattttgcacaaatttcgttcCGCGTATAGAAGATTTTTTCCAAAGCAAAGACGTTTACTTACAATGGAAGAATATCATGAACAAAGCATTATTGAAACTGCAAAGGCACTAAACGATTTGCGTGCTTACGCCAGTAGTCCTGACTGCAAGCAGTGGAAG ATAATCTCTAAACTGAGTGATCCTCTGCGATTTGCATCCTTTGTTGAGGGAGATTCACATCTCCGTGATGAAGAAACGGCTGCCTTTGAAAGTTTTATACAAACTAATACGATTGACGATTCAGATTTTAGTGAAAACGGAGATGAGAATATGTTGGAAAATAGTCAAAAATCGAATGCATGTTATTTTAAATATGATCAAATTCTATCCCCAAAAGCAAAGAAGAATGTTACTAACGCCAAAATGAGCGAAGACGAGAATGCCAGCGAGGACAGTTTCGGAAATAATGATATACAAAGACAGCCCGAAACATTTAATGCTATTACCAAAAATAACGTAAAACATATAGGAAAACAGCACATTTATTTGCCTGTAGAAAAGGTTAAAAGCTTACCTGCCCGAAAATACCAGCAAAACCGAACAGATCAGCGAGCATCCAGCACAGCAGAAACAAATAAGAAGTACCTAAGCCGTTTTCATTatgattatttaaataaaaagtcTTACTATAATAACGGCTCCGAAAGTGATGAATATTAA